In Anopheles gambiae chromosome 2, idAnoGambNW_F1_1, whole genome shotgun sequence, a single window of DNA contains:
- the LOC1281252 gene encoding b(0,+)-type amino acid transporter 1 isoform X1, giving the protein MRSSISQLFSAASDHDAGGRNAHQLQAAGTGTPTQCTNGYAGHSGSIKDVSKTDWNSRIGDGTAQLNGTLGRGTSETAETDSSGTGGMRDALEGPGSAQNDAIHLKRRVGLFSGVALIVGTMIGSGIFVSPSGLLVRTGSIGVSFIIWMACGLLSLLGALAYAELGTMNTSSGAEWAYFMDAFGAWPAFLFSWVSTLVLKPSQMAIICLSFAQYAVEAFVSECDPPLSVVKMVAILAIVSILFVNCYSVNLGMAVQNVFTSAKLIAVLIVICGGAYKLCQGNTQHLQNAFSGTTPSLGAIATAFYTGLWAYDGWNNLNYVTEEIQNPSKNLPRSIIIGIPLVTLCYALINVSYLAAMSPTEMIESEAVAVTFGNRILGVMAWLMPLSVTISTFGSANGTLFAAGRLCFAASREGHLLDILSYVHVRRLTPAPGLIFHSLIAGAMVLYGTIDSLIDFFSFTAWIFYGGAMVALIVMRYTKPNYPRPYKVPLIIPILVMVISGYLVAAPIIEKPQIEYLYAVLFILAGLIFYVPFVHYGYHPKFMDNVTLFFQMLFEVVPTTSMAMFD; this is encoded by the exons ATGCGCAGCTCAATCTCTCAGCTCTTCTCGGCAGCGTCAGACCACGATGCCGGAGGGCGCAACGCACATCAGCTACAGGCGGCCGGTACGGGAACTCCCACACAGTGCACTAACGGCTATGCAG GACACAGTGGATCAATTAAAGATGTATCAAAGACAGACTGGAATTCCCGCATCGGGGACGGAACAGCGCAGCTCAACGGGACTCTCGGGCGAGGGACGTCCGAAACGGCAGAGACCGACTCATCAG GGACCGGGGGGATGCGGGACGCGTTGGAGGGGCCGGGCTCAGCGCAGAACGACGCTATTCACCTCAAGAGACGGGTGGGACTCTTCAGTGGGGTTGCTTTAATTGTCGGTACCATGATTG GGTCCGGAATTTTCGTGTCGCCATCTGGTTTACTGGTGCGAACTGGTTCCATTGGTGTGAGCTTTATCATTTGGATGGCCTGTGGATTGCTCTCGTTGTTAG GTGCATTGGCGTACGCTGAGTTAGGCACGATGAATACTTCGTCCGGAGCAGAATGGGCATACTTTATGGACGCGTTCGGGGCCTGGCCCGCCTTCCTGTTCTCGTGGGTGTCGACGCTGGTGCTGAAGCCGTCCCAGATGGCGATCATCTGCCTGTCGTTCGCGCAGTACGCGGTCGAGGCGTTCGTGTCCGAGTGCGATCCGCCGCTGAGCGTGGTGAAGATGGTTGCGATCCTTGCGATCG TGAGCATCCTGTTCGTGAATTGCTACAGCGTGAACCTGGGCATGGCCGTGCAGAACGTGTTTACGTCGGCGAAGCTGATCGCGGTGCTGATCGTGATCTGTGGCGGTGCGTACAAGCTGTGCCAGGGCAACACGCAGCATCTGCAGAATGCATTTAGCGGCACTACGCCGTCGCTGGGTGCGATCGCGACCGCTTTCTACACCGGCCTGTGGGCGTACGACGGTTGGAACAATCTGAACTACGTGACGGAGGAGATCCAGAATCCGAGCAA AAATCTTCCCCGCTCGATCATCATCGGCATCCCGCTGGTGACGCTGTGCTACGCGCTGATCAACGTCTCCTACCTGGCCGCCATGTCGCCGACGGAGATGATCGAGTCGGAAGCGGTCGCGGTCACGTTCGGCAACCGCATACTGGGCGTGATGGCGTGGCTGATGCCGCTGAGCGTCACCATCAGTACGTTTGGCAGTGCGAACGGCACGCTGTTTGCGGCGGGACG ACTGTGCTTTGCTGCCAGCCGCGAGGGCCACCTGCTGGACATACTGTCCTACGTGCACGTTCGTCGTCTAACACCGGCGCCTGGGCTAATCTTTCAC TCGCTTATTGCCGGTGCGATGGTGCTGTACGGTACGATCGATTCGCTGATCGACTTCTTCAGCTTCACCGCCTGGATCTTCTACGGTGGCGCCATGGTCGCCCTGATCGTGATGCGCTACACCAAACCGAACTACCCCCGACCCTACAAA GTCCCACTTATCATTCCAATTTTGGTTATGGTCATTTCCGGCTACCTTGTGGCGGCTCCCATCATCGAGAAGCCGCAAATCGAGTACCTGTACGCAGTGCTGTTCATACTGGCTGGGCTGATCTTCTACGTACCCTTCGTGCACTACGGCTACCATCCAAAGTTCATGG acaACGTTACCCTCTTCTTCCAAATGCTGTTTGAGGTGGTGCCCACGACGTCGATGGCAATGTTTGACTAG
- the LOC1281252 gene encoding b(0,+)-type amino acid transporter 1 isoform X2, whose protein sequence is MFQHAFQTNQFGNGHSGSIKDVSKTDWNSRIGDGTAQLNGTLGRGTSETAETDSSGTGGMRDALEGPGSAQNDAIHLKRRVGLFSGVALIVGTMIGSGIFVSPSGLLVRTGSIGVSFIIWMACGLLSLLGALAYAELGTMNTSSGAEWAYFMDAFGAWPAFLFSWVSTLVLKPSQMAIICLSFAQYAVEAFVSECDPPLSVVKMVAILAIVSILFVNCYSVNLGMAVQNVFTSAKLIAVLIVICGGAYKLCQGNTQHLQNAFSGTTPSLGAIATAFYTGLWAYDGWNNLNYVTEEIQNPSKNLPRSIIIGIPLVTLCYALINVSYLAAMSPTEMIESEAVAVTFGNRILGVMAWLMPLSVTISTFGSANGTLFAAGRLCFAASREGHLLDILSYVHVRRLTPAPGLIFHSLIAGAMVLYGTIDSLIDFFSFTAWIFYGGAMVALIVMRYTKPNYPRPYKVPLIIPILVMVISGYLVAAPIIEKPQIEYLYAVLFILAGLIFYVPFVHYGYHPKFMDNVTLFFQMLFEVVPTTSMAMFD, encoded by the exons GACACAGTGGATCAATTAAAGATGTATCAAAGACAGACTGGAATTCCCGCATCGGGGACGGAACAGCGCAGCTCAACGGGACTCTCGGGCGAGGGACGTCCGAAACGGCAGAGACCGACTCATCAG GGACCGGGGGGATGCGGGACGCGTTGGAGGGGCCGGGCTCAGCGCAGAACGACGCTATTCACCTCAAGAGACGGGTGGGACTCTTCAGTGGGGTTGCTTTAATTGTCGGTACCATGATTG GGTCCGGAATTTTCGTGTCGCCATCTGGTTTACTGGTGCGAACTGGTTCCATTGGTGTGAGCTTTATCATTTGGATGGCCTGTGGATTGCTCTCGTTGTTAG GTGCATTGGCGTACGCTGAGTTAGGCACGATGAATACTTCGTCCGGAGCAGAATGGGCATACTTTATGGACGCGTTCGGGGCCTGGCCCGCCTTCCTGTTCTCGTGGGTGTCGACGCTGGTGCTGAAGCCGTCCCAGATGGCGATCATCTGCCTGTCGTTCGCGCAGTACGCGGTCGAGGCGTTCGTGTCCGAGTGCGATCCGCCGCTGAGCGTGGTGAAGATGGTTGCGATCCTTGCGATCG TGAGCATCCTGTTCGTGAATTGCTACAGCGTGAACCTGGGCATGGCCGTGCAGAACGTGTTTACGTCGGCGAAGCTGATCGCGGTGCTGATCGTGATCTGTGGCGGTGCGTACAAGCTGTGCCAGGGCAACACGCAGCATCTGCAGAATGCATTTAGCGGCACTACGCCGTCGCTGGGTGCGATCGCGACCGCTTTCTACACCGGCCTGTGGGCGTACGACGGTTGGAACAATCTGAACTACGTGACGGAGGAGATCCAGAATCCGAGCAA AAATCTTCCCCGCTCGATCATCATCGGCATCCCGCTGGTGACGCTGTGCTACGCGCTGATCAACGTCTCCTACCTGGCCGCCATGTCGCCGACGGAGATGATCGAGTCGGAAGCGGTCGCGGTCACGTTCGGCAACCGCATACTGGGCGTGATGGCGTGGCTGATGCCGCTGAGCGTCACCATCAGTACGTTTGGCAGTGCGAACGGCACGCTGTTTGCGGCGGGACG ACTGTGCTTTGCTGCCAGCCGCGAGGGCCACCTGCTGGACATACTGTCCTACGTGCACGTTCGTCGTCTAACACCGGCGCCTGGGCTAATCTTTCAC TCGCTTATTGCCGGTGCGATGGTGCTGTACGGTACGATCGATTCGCTGATCGACTTCTTCAGCTTCACCGCCTGGATCTTCTACGGTGGCGCCATGGTCGCCCTGATCGTGATGCGCTACACCAAACCGAACTACCCCCGACCCTACAAA GTCCCACTTATCATTCCAATTTTGGTTATGGTCATTTCCGGCTACCTTGTGGCGGCTCCCATCATCGAGAAGCCGCAAATCGAGTACCTGTACGCAGTGCTGTTCATACTGGCTGGGCTGATCTTCTACGTACCCTTCGTGCACTACGGCTACCATCCAAAGTTCATGG acaACGTTACCCTCTTCTTCCAAATGCTGTTTGAGGTGGTGCCCACGACGTCGATGGCAATGTTTGACTAG
- the LOC1281252 gene encoding b(0,+)-type amino acid transporter 1 isoform X3, with amino-acid sequence MRDALEGPGSAQNDAIHLKRRVGLFSGVALIVGTMIGSGIFVSPSGLLVRTGSIGVSFIIWMACGLLSLLGALAYAELGTMNTSSGAEWAYFMDAFGAWPAFLFSWVSTLVLKPSQMAIICLSFAQYAVEAFVSECDPPLSVVKMVAILAIVSILFVNCYSVNLGMAVQNVFTSAKLIAVLIVICGGAYKLCQGNTQHLQNAFSGTTPSLGAIATAFYTGLWAYDGWNNLNYVTEEIQNPSKNLPRSIIIGIPLVTLCYALINVSYLAAMSPTEMIESEAVAVTFGNRILGVMAWLMPLSVTISTFGSANGTLFAAGRLCFAASREGHLLDILSYVHVRRLTPAPGLIFHSLIAGAMVLYGTIDSLIDFFSFTAWIFYGGAMVALIVMRYTKPNYPRPYKVPLIIPILVMVISGYLVAAPIIEKPQIEYLYAVLFILAGLIFYVPFVHYGYHPKFMDNVTLFFQMLFEVVPTTSMAMFD; translated from the exons ATGCGGGACGCGTTGGAGGGGCCGGGCTCAGCGCAGAACGACGCTATTCACCTCAAGAGACGGGTGGGACTCTTCAGTGGGGTTGCTTTAATTGTCGGTACCATGATTG GGTCCGGAATTTTCGTGTCGCCATCTGGTTTACTGGTGCGAACTGGTTCCATTGGTGTGAGCTTTATCATTTGGATGGCCTGTGGATTGCTCTCGTTGTTAG GTGCATTGGCGTACGCTGAGTTAGGCACGATGAATACTTCGTCCGGAGCAGAATGGGCATACTTTATGGACGCGTTCGGGGCCTGGCCCGCCTTCCTGTTCTCGTGGGTGTCGACGCTGGTGCTGAAGCCGTCCCAGATGGCGATCATCTGCCTGTCGTTCGCGCAGTACGCGGTCGAGGCGTTCGTGTCCGAGTGCGATCCGCCGCTGAGCGTGGTGAAGATGGTTGCGATCCTTGCGATCG TGAGCATCCTGTTCGTGAATTGCTACAGCGTGAACCTGGGCATGGCCGTGCAGAACGTGTTTACGTCGGCGAAGCTGATCGCGGTGCTGATCGTGATCTGTGGCGGTGCGTACAAGCTGTGCCAGGGCAACACGCAGCATCTGCAGAATGCATTTAGCGGCACTACGCCGTCGCTGGGTGCGATCGCGACCGCTTTCTACACCGGCCTGTGGGCGTACGACGGTTGGAACAATCTGAACTACGTGACGGAGGAGATCCAGAATCCGAGCAA AAATCTTCCCCGCTCGATCATCATCGGCATCCCGCTGGTGACGCTGTGCTACGCGCTGATCAACGTCTCCTACCTGGCCGCCATGTCGCCGACGGAGATGATCGAGTCGGAAGCGGTCGCGGTCACGTTCGGCAACCGCATACTGGGCGTGATGGCGTGGCTGATGCCGCTGAGCGTCACCATCAGTACGTTTGGCAGTGCGAACGGCACGCTGTTTGCGGCGGGACG ACTGTGCTTTGCTGCCAGCCGCGAGGGCCACCTGCTGGACATACTGTCCTACGTGCACGTTCGTCGTCTAACACCGGCGCCTGGGCTAATCTTTCAC TCGCTTATTGCCGGTGCGATGGTGCTGTACGGTACGATCGATTCGCTGATCGACTTCTTCAGCTTCACCGCCTGGATCTTCTACGGTGGCGCCATGGTCGCCCTGATCGTGATGCGCTACACCAAACCGAACTACCCCCGACCCTACAAA GTCCCACTTATCATTCCAATTTTGGTTATGGTCATTTCCGGCTACCTTGTGGCGGCTCCCATCATCGAGAAGCCGCAAATCGAGTACCTGTACGCAGTGCTGTTCATACTGGCTGGGCTGATCTTCTACGTACCCTTCGTGCACTACGGCTACCATCCAAAGTTCATGG acaACGTTACCCTCTTCTTCCAAATGCTGTTTGAGGTGGTGCCCACGACGTCGATGGCAATGTTTGACTAG